ATCTTCGTCAGAGAGGTACTCCAAATCATTGCAGATAATCAACAAGTTGACAACCTCCACCGCACTTCCGAAGGCGATTTCGTAAAAACGGTTTTGGTCGGGCGGGTTGATTCTCGCGCTGCCTTCTGCCAAATTGCAGCAGATGGAAATTCCGGCTCGTCGAATCTGGCTGGTCGCGCCAAACAGTTCTTCTTTTGGGAAATTTTTTGTTTTTAAATAAATCAATTTCACCACCTGCCGCGCGATTTGCCAGACGGTCATTTTTTCGAAGGCATAGGTATATTGCATCGTGTTAAAATTTTTTGTTGATGAAAAAAGGTTGATGAGGGTTGATGAGGGTTGATGAGGGTTGATGAGCGTTGATGAGGGTTGATGAGGGTTGATGAGCGTTGATGAGCGTTGATGAGCGTTGATGAGGGTTGATGAGGGTTGATGAGGGTTGATGAGGGTTGATGAGGGTTGATGAGGGTTGATAAAAGTTTATGAATCGCGGTGTACTCTACGTTATCAACCTCATAAACCTTCATCAACTCTTATCAACGTTTCAATATGTTTATGAATCGCGGTGTACTCTACGTTATCAACCTCATAAACCTTCATCAACTCTTATCAACCTTTCAATATGTTTATGAATCGCGGTGTACTCTACGTTATCAACCTCATAAACCTTCATCAACTCTTATCAACTACCGCCGACACACCACCTGCCCATTATATTTCAAATTAATTGTTTCATACACCCGCCACCCTGCGTATGGCATTCCTTCTTGGTAAAAAATCTTCAGTCGCCGCAGTTTGTCGTCCAATTTCCGCGTACTTCCCAGTTCGATTCTTTGGTCGCCCACAAGCGGCACGAGGATGAATTCGCCCGCGTTGTTGACGTGGATTTGCTGGATGAACGATGCCAAAAACTCGTCGGCCAGCAGGGTTTGGGTCAGGGCAAAAAGGTCTTTGAGGGTGCTGCGCTTGCCTTCCCAAAACTTGGGGGTGTATGGCGACACGTTGCCAGTGGCCACCAGCACTCGGGCGGCGAAGTTTTTGGAGGGCGGCATTTTCACGCCGTTTTTATCCATGTAATAGTTGCCGCCGTTGTTGTCGAGCACACGCACCACGGGTTCGCGCTGTTTCACTTTGATGTGCAGTATGTTCTTTTGGTCTATGTAGGTCTCGGCATCCAGAATGAAGGGGTCTTGCTCCAGCACACGCTCCATGCGTTCCACTTCGAGTCGGCTGAGTTCGGTGTTTTCAAGAGTATTGCCAAAAGCCAGCAACAGCGCCTGCCGCACGTCGCGCTCGCTAATCAGTTTGTCGCCACTCGCCAACGGCACCACTTCCACCCGCAGCCCTTCGGCAAAGGCATCCTTCTTCCGGCGGATGGCCGAGAAGAGCACGAGGACGACCACCAAGATGAAAACCACCCAAGCGATGCGGTCGTAGCGGAGATGTGGCACTTTTAGCATTTTGTCGTTTTCTTCTTTGAAAAAGTCCTGCAGACTTCATTTTTATTTTCAGCCCACCGATTTATCGGTGGGAAACAAGTGATTTTATCGGTTCAATCATCGTATCAATATCCCCCGCGCCCATTGTCATCAACACTTCCAAATCTTTGGTTTTCAGGACATTCAGCAATTCGGCTTTGCTGGTCAGGGTCACGTTTTTGTTTTTCATCAAACCTGCAATCATCGCCGACGTCACGCCGGGAATCGGCAGTTCGCGGGCAGGATAAATGTCGAGCAGGATGCATTCGTCCAGCCTGTCCAATGCCGCTGCAAAGCCTTCGGCAAAATCGCGGGTACGGGTGTAGAGGTGCGGTTGGAAAATGCCAGTGACTTTGCGCGTTGGCCAGAGCATCTTGGCTGCGCCGATAACGGCTTCGAGTTCGGCGGGATGGTGGGCGTAATCGTCCACGTACACTGTTTTTTCATTTTTGAAAATGGTCTCGAAGCGGCGCTTCACGCCTTTAAAATCGGCCAACGCGACGGGTAACTCCGGCGTAAAACCGCCTGCCGCGAGCGTGGCCGCGATGGCTGCCGTCGCATTCAGCACATTGTGCAGGCCGGGGTAATTGAGTCGCAAATCGCTCCAGTCCACGATGCTCGACTTGAGGCCGAAGGCCATCTGCCCATCCGCGACATGGACGTTGTAGGCTTCGTAGTAACCTTCTTCGATGCCGAAGGTGAACACATGGCGACCGCTGGCGACGAGTTCCCTCGCCACATCGTCGAGCGGGAGGCCGTGCCGGTAAATGAGCTTGCCGCCGGGTTTGATTTGGCGGACGAATTGCTTGTACGATTCCACCACTGCTTCCGGCGTGCCGTAGATGTCCAAGTGGTCGGGGTCGAGCGAGTTCAACACGGCGACTTCGGGATGCAGGTGCAGGAACGAGCGGTCGTACTCATCGGCTTCCACCACGACCCAATCGCTGGCGCCTTCCACGAAATTGCTGCCGAGATTGAGCGAAATACCGCCCACGAAGGCCGTCGCGTCCACGCCGCAAGCACGGAGCAGGTGTGCGGTCATGGTGCTCGTGGTCGTCTTGCCGTGCGTGCCGGCGATGGCGATGCAGCGTTTCGCTTGGCTGATGATGCCGAGCACTTCGGCGCGTTTTTTCACTGGAAATCCGTGTTCCAAAAACCAGTTCAACTCGGCATGGTCTTTCGGCACGGCGGGGGTAAACACCACTAAATCAACATGGTCGGGAATAAAACTCACATCGTCGTCATAATGCACGTGCATCCCTTCGGCGGCCAGCGCGCGGGTCAGGTCGGTTTCGGAGCGGTCGTAGCCATGCACTTCCGCGCCGTGCATTTTGAAGTAGCGCGCCAGTGCCGACATTCCGATGCCGCCGATGCCGATGAAGTAGATGCGTTTTATGTCGTCGAAATTCATTTGCTTCTGTTTATGAAGGTTTATTAGGTTGATGAAGGTTGATAATTCACAGCGTACTCTACGTTATCAACCTTTATCAACTTCATAAACCCTTATCAACCTATTTTTTCACCAGTTTCAAAGTCTCTTTTTGCCCGCCGCGATTCATTTCGAAGTCAAGGCTTGCGCCGTCAGCGTTGAGGAGTTTTACCATGATTTCTTTTTTGCCTGTTTCGGTGGTGTAGAGTTTGTCTTTCTCGGTGCGCCAAACGCCGCTTTGATTTTGATTGCCAAAAGAGGCCGTGTAAGTGCCGTCGTCTTTGAATTCAAAATGCACTTGTGAAGCATCCATGCCCGAAGGCTTGTCGAAGATGAGCCACTCCGTGCCTTGCCATTGGCCAAGCAGGGCGGGGTTTTTGTCGTTGGCGGGTTGGCAGGCAGCCATCGCGACGATGGAAAAGAGAATTAAGAGTTTGATTTTCATGTTTTTATTTTTTTGTTGATTAGAGTTGATAAGGTTTATGAAGGTTGATATATCGCGTACACTCTACGTCATCAACCCTTATCAACCCTCATCAACTTTTATCAACCAATTTTATGACCTCCCGCGCTATCGCCTCCGCCGCGTTGGGCCGGCCCAATTGCCGGATGCTTTCGCTGAGGCTGAAGGCGAGGGCTTCGTTTTCCAAAATCAAAAGGGCTTCTTGCAGCATTTTCTCGTTTGCCTCGGCGTCGCGGACGAGGCGGGCGGCGCCTTTTTCCACGAGTGCGAGGGCGTTTTTGGTCTGGTGGTCTTCCGCCACGTTGGGCGACGGGACGAGCACTGCTGGTTTCCCGACAAGACACAATTCGCTGATGGTCAGTGCGCCTGCACGAGAAACGATGACATCTGCCGCCGCGTAGAGCAAATCCATCCGGTCAATGAAGGTGCGGAGTTGGACGTTGGGCAGCTTCGCCGTATCGCTTTCGCCAAACTCGTATTCGTAGAACTTGCCGCATTGCCACAGCACTTGAATGCCATCGTATTTTTCCAAAAACTTGGTGTTGTCGCGCATGGCTTCGTTCAGTGTCCGCGCGCCCAAACTGCCTCCAATGACGGCGAGCGTCTTTTTGGTGGCGTCAAGCCCGTAGTGCTTCAGGCCTTCCTCACGCTTGCCATTCAAATCCAAAATATCGGAGCGCACCGGGTTTCCCGTGAACACGATTTTCTCCGCAGGGAAAAACTGCTCCATCTTGTCGTAGGCCACACAAATTGCGGAGGCTTTTTTACCCAAAATTTTATTGGTGATGCCCGCATATGAATTTTGCTCTTGTATCAGCGTCGGGATGCTTGCCCGTTGTGCAGCTCGCATTACTGGGCCACTGGCATACCCACCTGTTCCTATCACTACATCAGGCTGGAAATGACGAACAATTTTGCGTGCTTTCCACAGGCTTGTCAGTAGTTTGAAGGGGAAGGCCAAGTTCCTGACACTCAGGTTTCTTTGAAACCCTGCTATGCTCAATCCCTCTATGGCATAGCCGGCTTGTGGCACGCGCTCCATTTCCATTTTCCCGTTCGCACCGACGAATAGAAACTCCGCATTGGGTCGCAACTTTTTGATAGCGTCCGCGATAGCGATAGCCGGGAACACATGGCCTCCCGTGCCGCCG
This genomic interval from Saprospiraceae bacterium contains the following:
- a CDS encoding four helix bundle protein, which encodes MQYTYAFEKMTVWQIARQVVKLIYLKTKNFPKEELFGATSQIRRAGISICCNLAEGSARINPPDQNRFYEIAFGSAVEVVNLLIICNDLEYLSDEDYALVRTETEKLTYQINNLSGKKPPG
- a CDS encoding UDP-N-acetylmuramate--L-alanine ligase, which produces MNFDDIKRIYFIGIGGIGMSALARYFKMHGAEVHGYDRSETDLTRALAAEGMHVHYDDDVSFIPDHVDLVVFTPAVPKDHAELNWFLEHGFPVKKRAEVLGIISQAKRCIAIAGTHGKTTTSTMTAHLLRACGVDATAFVGGISLNLGSNFVEGASDWVVVEADEYDRSFLHLHPEVAVLNSLDPDHLDIYGTPEAVVESYKQFVRQIKPGGKLIYRHGLPLDDVARELVASGRHVFTFGIEEGYYEAYNVHVADGQMAFGLKSSIVDWSDLRLNYPGLHNVLNATAAIAATLAAGGFTPELPVALADFKGVKRRFETIFKNEKTVYVDDYAHHPAELEAVIGAAKMLWPTRKVTGIFQPHLYTRTRDFAEGFAAALDRLDECILLDIYPARELPIPGVTSAMIAGLMKNKNVTLTSKAELLNVLKTKDLEVLMTMGAGDIDTMIEPIKSLVSHR
- a CDS encoding lipocalin family protein; the encoded protein is MKIKLLILFSIVAMAACQPANDKNPALLGQWQGTEWLIFDKPSGMDASQVHFEFKDDGTYTASFGNQNQSGVWRTEKDKLYTTETGKKEIMVKLLNADGASLDFEMNRGGQKETLKLVKK
- the murG gene encoding undecaprenyldiphospho-muramoylpentapeptide beta-N-acetylglucosaminyltransferase; this encodes MTNNNKQLRILITGGGTGGHVFPAIAIADAIKKLRPNAEFLFVGANGKMEMERVPQAGYAIEGLSIAGFQRNLSVRNLAFPFKLLTSLWKARKIVRHFQPDVVIGTGGYASGPVMRAAQRASIPTLIQEQNSYAGITNKILGKKASAICVAYDKMEQFFPAEKIVFTGNPVRSDILDLNGKREEGLKHYGLDATKKTLAVIGGSLGARTLNEAMRDNTKFLEKYDGIQVLWQCGKFYEYEFGESDTAKLPNVQLRTFIDRMDLLYAAADVIVSRAGALTISELCLVGKPAVLVPSPNVAEDHQTKNALALVEKGAARLVRDAEANEKMLQEALLILENEALAFSLSESIRQLGRPNAAEAIAREVIKLVDKS